A single region of the Mustela lutreola isolate mMusLut2 chromosome 2, mMusLut2.pri, whole genome shotgun sequence genome encodes:
- the LOC131825984 gene encoding keratin-associated protein 26-1 encodes MSCHNCPVTYSLGSLRNPCHIPLSSSIALCSPGVSCGDVLCLPSNCRDHLRPLDNCQESCSEPSNCQPAHCEPSNYETSCCPPTTYYVSRPCQGTTFLPAASYISGSCLPVSCRPLSYVSSSSRPLSLLTYGCRPLGCLPCGPQPLSMVPSSLRPLRPVFTGCQPLSHVFSTCPGSCSALGGR; translated from the coding sequence ATGTCTTGCCACAACTGCCCTGTGACCTACAGCTTGGGATCCCTCAGAAATCCCTGCCATATTCCTCTCAGCTCCTCCATTGCCCTCTGCTCTCCAGGTGTGAGCTGTGGTGATGTCCTCTGCTTGCCTAGTAACTGTCGAGACCATCTCCGGCCTCTGGACAACTGTCAAGAGAGTTGCAGCGAACCAAGTAACTGCCAGCCAGCCCACTGTGAGCCCAGCAACTATGAAACATCCTGCTGCCCTCCTACTACGTACTACGTGTCCAGACCCTGCCAAGGAACCACttttcttcctgctgcttcttACATCTCTGGTTCCTGCCTCCCCGTATCCTGTAGACCTCTGAGCTATGTGTCCAGCAGCAGCCGACCCCTGAGCCTCCTCACTTACGGATGCCGCCCTTTGGGTTGTTTGCCCTGTGGTCCTCAACCACTGAGTATGGTGCCTAGCAGCCTCAGACCTCTGCGTCCTGTCTTCACTGGATGCCAGCCTCTGAGCCATGTGTTCAGTACGTGCCCTGGATCTTGCTCTGCGCTGGGAGGCCGGTAG